GAGCCAGTTTGTCGCAAATATCACCCACGAACTACGCACCCCGATCCACGGAGTCTTGGGGCTGACGGAGATGCTCGACGACGAGATATACGGTTCAGTGAATCAGCGTCAGAAGAAGGCGTTAGACGGCATCAAGACAAGCGCTGAGGGGCTTTTGCATATGGTGGACGACCTCCTGAGTCTTGAGCGTGTGAACTCGGGGCATCTTTCGATGCGCATTTCCGTCGTACCACTTCAAAAGCTGATCGAAGAACTTATGGCTTTTGGTCTCGGTATTCGTGGCAAACGCGATATCTCTATTGAGGCGCATTGCCCGCCTTCGCTTGTGCTGATGGCGACCGATAAGTCGCTGCTTCATCATATCCTGACCAATCTCCTCGCGAATGCCCTGAAGTTTACGCCGGACGGGGGCAGAGTCGTGATTCGGGTGGAGCGAGAGGGGACTTTCGCAAAGATTTCCGTCAGCGATACTGGGATTGGGATTCCCGAGGAAAAGATACACACGATTTGGGAGCCGTTCAGGCAGATCGACGGTACAGCGTCTCGTTCTTACGGCGGTGCGGGGCTCGGTCTAGCCGTTGTTGCGCGCCTCGCAAAACTTCTGAAGGCCGATGTCTCGGTGGCGAGCAAAGTCGGAGTGGGAACGACCTTCTGTGTGACCCTCGATGGTTGCACGGTGTCCGACTAGGATTTGTGCGCCTTTTCGGCCTCGGATTTCACGTGCTCCAACACACGAAGATGGATTCGGTGGATCAACGAATCCGTGATCACCGACCAGTAAACTCGAGGTGAGATATCTACCTCGTACCACGTGCTTCCCTCAAGGCGGGTGCGGCCGCCGGGGAGTTCGATCAGGCGGAACTCGCCGCGTTTTGACCGCAGATATCCGTCTAGATGAGGCGGATGGATATGGTTGTAGGGGCTCCATTCGTCCATGGGGCGAGGCTGGGACGCGACATCGAAAGCGAGGCGAACGCCTTCTTCCCAATGGGTAATCGGCTCCACAAATGCGCCAGTCGAGAACTCGCAATGCCTCACAGCGCCTACGCCTTCGCCTTCAAGTCGAGCACGAATCGGATAGGCAATGCCGGTGCTTTGAACCCATTTTGGAGGCGGCGGCAGTTCCGAGAAATGGATGACCTGATGCCACACTTCCGAAGGCGGAGCGTCGATCTCCACAGTGGTGGCGACTTCGTAGAGCGGTGACTCTTTGTCCAAGGTCTCGGCACCGCCGAGAATTGGTAGGCTGAACATTACGGCCGTCATCGCTGCATTTCCCTTCCTCGAGATATTGGAGATGGCGATGGCTCGGCCAACCAGTGAGCCTGCCATAGCGACGATCATCGCTGGTGGCATGGCCATAAGGATGCAGATGATGCCTTCGATGGCAAAGAGCAGTGTGGCTAGTCCTGCGATAGAAATCGAGATGGATGAGGTAGTGATTGTGGACATCTTGGAGCGTGGGTTTTCGCGATTCGTCAGAAAACCCACCAACATTCCTACGACAAGTGGTGTGCCGATGAAGAGCGACCAGCCATAGTTTCCAAGCACAAAGACACTCAGGGCCACCATCCCAAGGACGAGAAAGACCCCAAGCGATATGCCCAGAATAGCGGATTTGAGGTCGACCGGGCTCGTCTTGGAGGCGGCGTCCCAATCAAAGGGCTCGCCGTTTCGACGCGTGGGCATGAGGCTCAAAACCAAGATGACCAACCAATTGACACCCGGGATCAAAAAGAGAATCCCTGCCCAAGGTGTCAGTCCGGCATCTGCAGCGCGTCTCACGCTCATCGTTAGCCCGATCCACGCAAAGGGTAGGGCGTACATCACGAGGGCCCAGAGCACCCACTCAGGCGCGGGCCTGATGGCCTCCGAGCGCATGAAAAGTACCGGCGAAAGGTAGGCTGCGAGCGTCCATGCCTTTCCGGTGGTCAGATAGACCACCAACCAGTCTATTCCAAACTTCAAGGCAGCGAGCAGAAGTCCAGCTACCACATACGTTTTCTGGTTGATTGGAGCATGCAGTCCAAACAAAAGCCTCAAAATCGCCATAGGTCCTCCATCGAAGACCCTTCATACCCGATTTTTTAGACTTTTGGCTAGGCCGCTTCGTGCAGCTCGAAGTCTCTCAGGATTTTTTCGGCCTTGGCTTCTTTTAGCCGGTTGACCGTCCGAGATGCCTCGTGATTGTCACGAATGGTCTTGGCGAGTGTGAAGGTAGAACCCACCGTGAATAGCATTCCCATGGCCATGAAGCCTTTGATCCAAGGGTCTACAGGAAGGTAGAAGATTCCGCCAATCGTCGCACCGAATGCGAGGATAAACGAAATCCAAACCTGAAAAATCCATGCTGTCGTGTCGCGTTGTTCAATCATTTCATGCCTCTTAGTCATGTTGTCTCCTTGAGCTGGTTGACTAACATCGCAAGAGGGATGCCAAGGGCTTTAGGTGTTTGTTTTGATTGGTTTTTAGGCTTCTTTGCGGTGGGCGGCTGCCCGAGCTTTTTAGTTGGCGGTGTACGCTTGATGCGCAGCGCGTGGGCATTATTTGCCAGTGAATTTTGGAGTTTCCTTGGCCCTGAATGCTCGAAAACCCTCCGAGTGGTCATCGGTCATCACCGCCATACCTTGCAGTTTTGCTTCCAAATCAAAGGAATCATCCAGACTGTTGGTGGAAGCGAACGCGAGGCACTTCTTAGTCAAACCGATTGCGTGGGTGGGCTTCTCAGCGAGCTCTTGTGCCCACTTGAATGTCTCTTGCTCGAGCATATCCGGGCGCACGACGCGGTTTGCCAGGCCCCACTGAAGGCAGGTCTCGGCTGAGATTCCTTTGCCGGCAATCAAGAACTCAAGGGCTTTGGAGTAGCCCACATGCCTCGCGAGGAACCACGACGAGCCTGCGTCGGGCACGAGTCCGATATTGATGAACGCCGGGTAAATCCCCGCGTTGTCCGACATGATTCGAAGGTCGCATGAGAGAGCGAGCGCCATCCCAGCACCGGCGGCAGCACCACCAATAGAGCCGATCACAGGCTTTGACATCGTGGTGATGGCCCGAATGATGGGCTTATAGTTCGTGTCGAGATAGACCTCCACATCTTCGGGCGTGAGGTCTTTTTCAAACTGAGAGAGGTCCGCACCCGAGCAGAACGCCTTACCTTCGCCTGTCAGGACCACACAACGCACGGAGTCATCATTGGCCAATTCATTCAGAGTCTCGATGAGTTCAGCAGCCAGTGTTTCGTCGACAGCGTTTCGCTGATCCGGGCGGGAAAGTCGCACCGTGGCTACCGCCCCGCGCTTTTCGAGTTTGAGGGTTTTCATGGGATTCCTGTCTATTCAATAGGTACGACGCCAGCTCCCACGGGAGTTTCGTCGTCACCGATATCATCTGTATGGCCGTAGCCAAGTTGGCCAAATTTGTTGTGGCCCCAGCACTTGAGCGTATCTGATTCGAGCACCGCACAATTATGATAACTGCCTGCCGCGATGTAGAGCGCCTTCTCGCCGAGATAGACGTCACCGACGCTCGTGGGCGGCTCATCGTCTCCGATATTGCGCGTATGCGAGTACCCGAGTTGCCCAAAATTGTTCTCGCCGAAACATCTTACGCTGCCACCTTCGAGCAGTGCGCATGTGTGATTGTCGCCGGCCGTGAGCTGCACGACCTTGGCGCCGAGCTCTAGGGGATTTGCGCTCAGAATGGGTTCATCGTCTCCAAGGTCATCCGTAGTACCGAGACCGAGCTGCCCTTTGGAATTCCAGCCCCAACAACGAACCTGGCCACCTTCTAAGAGCGCGCAGGTATGAAGCCGCCCCAAGGCGATGTCGGTGACCTTGCCGTCTAGTTTTACGGCTCCGGCCGAAACGGGAGTTTCGTCGTCTCCTATCGAGTCCTTGTGCCCGTAACCGAGTTGCCCTTTATCGTTCCAACCCCAACACATGAGCGAGTCATCTTCGAGGATGGCACACGAATGGTACTTACCGACGATCACCTTTTTGGCGGGTTGTCCGAGCACCAGGTCCGGTGCGGTTCTCGGAGATTCGTCGTCGCCGATGGTCGTGGTGTGGGCGAGTCCAAGTTGGCCATACCGATTGGCGCCCCAGCACTTTACCGAACCGCCATCGAGCAGTGCACAAGCGTGTGAGCCATATTGTGAGGCGCTAGCAGAGAGCGTGAGGACTTTTTTGCCCAAGTCCACAGGCGGCACGTCCAACACCTTGTTTTCCCGGCCTACGCTTTCCTGATGACCGAGTCCGAGTTGGCCGAATCGATTGCTCCCCCAACAGCGTATGGCGCCAGACTCCAGCACCACGCAGGAAGACGACGCGTTGCGGTCTCCGGCAACGCTGACCTTGTTTGCGGGTTCATCGAGTTCGACGAAAGGGGCTTTGTCAGCCGTTTGCTCCGCTCCAAAACTCGTATTGCTCCCGATCCCCAATTCCCCGTCAAAGTTCGCGCCCCAACACTTCACCTTGCCTACGAGCAAGACGCACGTGTGGAACTTGCCAGCAGACACGCCTTGAATCCGACCTTCAAGGACAAGCGCTTTGGCTTCGGTATCGTCTTGGGAGTCGACGAGGTCGGGTTCAATGCTGGGAGTAGGCAATGTGACCGGTTCGGCTGGGGGCAAGACGGCGACTTCTTTTGCTGGTGCCTTCTCAGCTACCGGCGCCTCGACACCATCTTGCGCATCGATGGCCCAAAATGCAGCCATTACGCCTATGAGTCCAACGCCGAGTCCAGTGGCGATCTTCAGTCCTCTCTTAGGTTTTGCGGCTTCGGGAGTCTTCGCTTCTTTCTGAGCAGCGGGTGGCGGAGGTGGGTTTTGGACCGAATCTGCCTCACGTGTGGGCGCCTCCATCATATGGGCGAGGTCACCCGTATCGAGGAGCCCGGTAAGCTCTACGCTCTCGCCCAGGGTTCCTTCGTAGCCTTCGAGTTTGTCGAATACGATGTGCAGCTCTTGGCGCAATTCAGAGGCGCTGCGAAAGCGGTCCTCTGGAGATTTCGCGAGGCATTTGCGCAAGAAGGTTTCGACTTCGTCTGGGAAGTCGAAGTTCTTCAAGACCGCGAGCGGGTCAAAATCGTCGCGCAGTTTGTAGGCAACGATTTCGTTCTCGGTTTCGCCTGGGAATGGTCGGCGGCCGGTCAGGAGCTCAAAGAGCATCACGCCAACGGCGTAGAGGTCAGACCATGGGCCGATTCCCTTGAGATTGACCTGCTCGGGCGCCATATAGCTCGGCGAGCCGAGCGGCCATTTGGTATCGGCGCGATTTTCCACGAATTTGGCGGTCCCAAAGTCTAGGATTTTGACGTGCATGGGGTTTCCGACCACCCGTTGCAGCATGATGTTTTCAGGTTTGACGTCGCGATGAATGATATTCTGCGCATGCGCCGCCTCGAGCCCGTTTAAAATCTGGTCAAAAAGACTCCGCAGTTCTTTGTGTGAAAACCCACGTCCTTCGCGCGCCCGAACTTGTATTTCCTGGCGTACGGTGTGGGCTTCGTCCACGAACTCCATGACCAGGTAGGGCACCTGCGCATGAACGCCATACTTAAGAAGCTTGACGATATTGGGGTGCGATAGGTCAGCCAGAGCCTCGGCCTCGCCCTGGAATTTCTCGAGCAGCGCTTGCACGAGAACCGCATTGTCCGAAGGGAACTCGAGAAGCTTGAGGGCGCCTCGGAGCCGAAAAATAGGGCTTTGGAGCGCGAGGAAAACCTTGCCGAACCCGCCACTTCCAATCGGAGCAACTACCAGGTAATCCCCGATCAAAAGGCCTAACGTAGGGTCTGGTTGTGCGCCGCCTTTGTGCGCGCGCTCCCAATAATCTACGGGAATGTAGTGATAGCCGCGCTTGGCGCAAGCCCGCTCAGAACAAGCCTGACCGAGTGGTCCCGGTTGGTCACATCCAGGACACTGACCGTTTTGATCTGCCATAACATCTAGTACTTGGCGAAAAGTTACCCATCGTGCCGCCGGATGATGCCAGAAACGATCGAGATACGCTATGCAAATGGCCTCCTGCGCGCTAAGTTGCGGCCGTCAAAACGAACTACGTTCAAAGAAGGAGTCTTAAATATGAAGCACGTGATCAAGCATGACTTGAATATCGATCTTGCGCGCAAAGCCATGAAAAAGGCTTTCGAGATGTATGTCGCAAAGTTTGAGAAATACAACCCAACCGCCAACTGGACGTCTGAAAATCAGGTCAAGATCGGATTCGAAGCCAAAGGCGTCAAAATTCAGGGTGACGTAGACCTTCGCCCGAACGAAATCGAAGTGGATATGAGCGTCCCATTCTTGCTTAAGCCTTTTCAGGGCAAGGCTATCGACGTGGTCGACAAAGAGATCAAAGAGTGGATTGGGAAAGCGAAGAATGGGGAACTTGACGACGTTGAAGCGTGATTGAGGAAAGCAGGCTCTCCGCCGTTTTCACCCCACCAATTGCGGTCGCCAGAGTACTTTGCCCTGGAAAGACCGAATCCCCCACAAGGTAGAGGCCGGGAAAGAACTCACGTGGCCAAAAGTTGCGATAATTATCCCAACCAGCCACACGTGGAATCCCACCCACATAACCGTGTTTGCGGCGCGTGAATCGCTCGAAAGTGCGAGGGCTCGCCGTCATCTCGATGTAGATATGGTTGGCAATCTCCGGCACAAATCGCGCCAGATTTTGGCGCATTGTGTCTTGGATTTCTTGAATCAGTTGGCCTTGTGCTTCTTGGTCCAGCGCCATCAGCTTTGTCATGCGAAGATGCGTGGAAATGGTCACGGTGCGGTAGCCTTTCCTCGACTTGTTTTCGTCGCTTGCGCTCATCGACACAAAAAGATGGTTGCCTTCCTCGAACGGAATTCCTGGGTCTGCCACGATTTCGTAGTGATGGGCATCTGCGCTAAGCGCATCGTTGTCCACCTGCAAGTAAAGCATCACCGCGCCCCATCCCTCCTGAACACGTTTGGTCAAATCGTCTAGCTCAGCGGTCGGCGTTCCGGTCAACTCAACTAGGTTCTGCGGCAACACGTTGGCTACCACCCTTCGCGCGAGCACACTCGAGCGTCTGGATGTGACTCTCCAGAGGCCGTCCTCCCGCTCAATCTTAGTCACGGCGTCTGCCATCCGAGTGTCGGCACCGTTCGCCTGCAGGTGTCTCAAGAGCGCCCAGGCGAGCTCTCCAATCCCGCCTTTGATATGCCCGGTGCCTCTGAAATAGTAATCCATCGTGGCGAACGCAAACGGAGTCTCGGCGTATGTGGCGTTTGTCTGAATCGTGATCTGGCAAATCGCGTTCAGATAGGTCAAAAGCGGCGTGTATTCGTGCAGGTCGAACTCGCGGAGTACTCGACCGAGCGGCTTAGCGACCATCGGCAAGAGTTCCAGATATTTGGGCGAGCGGGCAACGTGTGTAGCGAGTTCTTTGAGTCCAAACGGTGGGAGCAATGAGGGCTCGTCAAAAAGACTCCACAAGAGGTCAGCCACCCGTTGTTGTTTCGCGAAAAAGGCCCGGATTTTATCCGAGGGTGCGTCTGGTAGATTGCAGAGTCTGTCCAGCAATTCTTCGCGTGATCGTGGAATCTCAAGCGTAAAGTCCGGGGTTCTGAACTCCACCAGAGGGTCAAGCGGCTGAAACTCCACGTTGAGATTATGGCGCGTCATCCAATCGTGAAAGAGTTGGCCGGGAGCGAACCCTGAAAAGAGTGTAGCCCCAGATTCGTACTCAGCCCCCCATCGCGAAAATGTACTGGCGCATCCACCCGGGTACTTCAGCGCATCAAAAACTACGATGTTGGCGCCTTCATCGACCAACTTCATGGCTGCTCCGAGGCCGCCAAAGCCTGTGCCTATAACGGCCACGTCGAAGGGGGGTGGTTCTGGGGTTGGCGTAACCATAGGGACTCCGGGCGATGCTTATGACTCTCGAATCGCCGAATGAGCCCTTCTCGGCGTCGAGTTTACCTGACGCAAAGATGCGATTTGAAAGATATCGGTACATCGTCGTTGCGTTTTCGAGTGTGATTTTGCACAAGGGTTAGAGTTCTAGTCCCCCGAGGAGTAAAGATGTTGGACGAAGCAAAGAAATGGATCGAGCGCGACCCTGACCCCAAAACCCGCAACGAAATCTTGGAGCTTGAAAAGGCTAAGGATTTTGATGAGATCGCCGCGCGATTCGCTGGGCGACTCTCGTTTGGTACGGCGGGACTCAGAGGTGTCTTGGGTGCTGGGCCCATGCGGAT
This Microvenator marinus DNA region includes the following protein-coding sequences:
- a CDS encoding phytoene desaturase family protein, whose product is MVTPTPEPPPFDVAVIGTGFGGLGAAMKLVDEGANIVVFDALKYPGGCASTFSRWGAEYESGATLFSGFAPGQLFHDWMTRHNLNVEFQPLDPLVEFRTPDFTLEIPRSREELLDRLCNLPDAPSDKIRAFFAKQQRVADLLWSLFDEPSLLPPFGLKELATHVARSPKYLELLPMVAKPLGRVLREFDLHEYTPLLTYLNAICQITIQTNATYAETPFAFATMDYYFRGTGHIKGGIGELAWALLRHLQANGADTRMADAVTKIEREDGLWRVTSRRSSVLARRVVANVLPQNLVELTGTPTAELDDLTKRVQEGWGAVMLYLQVDNDALSADAHHYEIVADPGIPFEEGNHLFVSMSASDENKSRKGYRTVTISTHLRMTKLMALDQEAQGQLIQEIQDTMRQNLARFVPEIANHIYIEMTASPRTFERFTRRKHGYVGGIPRVAGWDNYRNFWPREFFPGLYLVGDSVFPGQSTLATAIGGVKTAESLLSSITLQRRQVPHSSLSQSTL
- a CDS encoding DUF805 domain-containing protein — encoded protein: MAILRLLFGLHAPINQKTYVVAGLLLAALKFGIDWLVVYLTTGKAWTLAAYLSPVLFMRSEAIRPAPEWVLWALVMYALPFAWIGLTMSVRRAADAGLTPWAGILFLIPGVNWLVILVLSLMPTRRNGEPFDWDAASKTSPVDLKSAILGISLGVFLVLGMVALSVFVLGNYGWSLFIGTPLVVGMLVGFLTNRENPRSKMSTITTSSISISIAGLATLLFAIEGIICILMAMPPAMIVAMAGSLVGRAIAISNISRKGNAAMTAVMFSLPILGGAETLDKESPLYEVATTVEIDAPPSEVWHQVIHFSELPPPPKWVQSTGIAYPIRARLEGEGVGAVRHCEFSTGAFVEPITHWEEGVRLAFDVASQPRPMDEWSPYNHIHPPHLDGYLRSKRGEFRLIELPGGRTRLEGSTWYEVDISPRVYWSVITDSLIHRIHLRVLEHVKSEAEKAHKS
- a CDS encoding YiaA/YiaB family inner membrane protein, with translation MTKRHEMIEQRDTTAWIFQVWISFILAFGATIGGIFYLPVDPWIKGFMAMGMLFTVGSTFTLAKTIRDNHEASRTVNRLKEAKAEKILRDFELHEAA
- a CDS encoding sensor histidine kinase, whose translation is MSWLGKQIEELNTPYYREKLAWGVPSGYILTIGLAVLALLFGHVGLLENVWSMVLILAPIKLFTNTLMWWSLRKDRFVLSVAVLNQTADVGLITGMIYFTGGPTSPVISVYYVVLALIAMLTNVGATILTGALMLVAYSTMLVLIHSGVLKFYPTFLQTVYEEGEFTWFFVVIDILKVGFLLAIMVVASSAILKKVQEQQEALQLKNRELEEANQLKSQFVANITHELRTPIHGVLGLTEMLDDEIYGSVNQRQKKALDGIKTSAEGLLHMVDDLLSLERVNSGHLSMRISVVPLQKLIEELMAFGLGIRGKRDISIEAHCPPSLVLMATDKSLLHHILTNLLANALKFTPDGGRVVIRVEREGTFAKISVSDTGIGIPEEKIHTIWEPFRQIDGTASRSYGGAGLGLAVVARLAKLLKADVSVASKVGVGTTFCVTLDGCTVSD
- a CDS encoding polyhydroxyalkanoic acid system family protein, producing the protein MKHVIKHDLNIDLARKAMKKAFEMYVAKFEKYNPTANWTSENQVKIGFEAKGVKIQGDVDLRPNEIEVDMSVPFLLKPFQGKAIDVVDKEIKEWIGKAKNGELDDVEA
- a CDS encoding protein kinase domain-containing protein, with the protein product MADQNGQCPGCDQPGPLGQACSERACAKRGYHYIPVDYWERAHKGGAQPDPTLGLLIGDYLVVAPIGSGGFGKVFLALQSPIFRLRGALKLLEFPSDNAVLVQALLEKFQGEAEALADLSHPNIVKLLKYGVHAQVPYLVMEFVDEAHTVRQEIQVRAREGRGFSHKELRSLFDQILNGLEAAHAQNIIHRDVKPENIMLQRVVGNPMHVKILDFGTAKFVENRADTKWPLGSPSYMAPEQVNLKGIGPWSDLYAVGVMLFELLTGRRPFPGETENEIVAYKLRDDFDPLAVLKNFDFPDEVETFLRKCLAKSPEDRFRSASELRQELHIVFDKLEGYEGTLGESVELTGLLDTGDLAHMMEAPTREADSVQNPPPPPAAQKEAKTPEAAKPKRGLKIATGLGVGLIGVMAAFWAIDAQDGVEAPVAEKAPAKEVAVLPPAEPVTLPTPSIEPDLVDSQDDTEAKALVLEGRIQGVSAGKFHTCVLLVGKVKCWGANFDGELGIGSNTSFGAEQTADKAPFVELDEPANKVSVAGDRNASSSCVVLESGAIRCWGSNRFGQLGLGHQESVGRENKVLDVPPVDLGKKVLTLSASASQYGSHACALLDGGSVKCWGANRYGQLGLAHTTTIGDDESPRTAPDLVLGQPAKKVIVGKYHSCAILEDDSLMCWGWNDKGQLGYGHKDSIGDDETPVSAGAVKLDGKVTDIALGRLHTCALLEGGQVRCWGWNSKGQLGLGTTDDLGDDEPILSANPLELGAKVVQLTAGDNHTCALLEGGSVRCFGENNFGQLGYSHTRNIGDDEPPTSVGDVYLGEKALYIAAGSYHNCAVLESDTLKCWGHNKFGQLGYGHTDDIGDDETPVGAGVVPIE
- a CDS encoding enoyl-CoA hydratase/isomerase family protein: MKTLKLEKRGAVATVRLSRPDQRNAVDETLAAELIETLNELANDDSVRCVVLTGEGKAFCSGADLSQFEKDLTPEDVEVYLDTNYKPIIRAITTMSKPVIGSIGGAAAGAGMALALSCDLRIMSDNAGIYPAFINIGLVPDAGSSWFLARHVGYSKALEFLIAGKGISAETCLQWGLANRVVRPDMLEQETFKWAQELAEKPTHAIGLTKKCLAFASTNSLDDSFDLEAKLQGMAVMTDDHSEGFRAFRAKETPKFTGK